In one window of Legionella fallonii LLAP-10 DNA:
- a CDS encoding MFS transporter produces the protein MKKREIISSSIGNIIEWFDLGLFLFMTPIISTKFFPQQFSNISTFFTLTVFAMGFLCRPIGGIFLGYFGDVYGRAITLRISILTITVSTMLIGMLPSYESIGILAPILFVVLRLIQGFSIGGEYSGIMIYLAESAPYKRRGFITSFAATGANLGFLLATLMCILLTLSFSEEMIKDWVWRLPFLFVGIPGAFIIYYRFKLTETTVYLRLKRFHLLKEHPLITAFKVAPLQLIKILGLTCMSSTFYYFFVGYIPTYLERYMGFSLKTGLFFQSMMLIGMLFVVPLGGLLGDYFSRKRIMILTSIAILFLIFPCIYLLQSKSLSLTALALAIATILSSLDQSNTLTAAVENCPENVRYSSIAFSYNLGNALFGGTTPVIVTLLIDNINSLAPSYYLFFMACISLVTATTLLNKNQSLAAI, from the coding sequence TTGAAAAAAAGAGAAATAATTAGTTCAAGTATAGGGAATATTATCGAATGGTTTGATTTAGGACTATTCCTTTTTATGACCCCAATTATTTCTACAAAGTTTTTTCCCCAACAATTCTCAAATATATCAACATTTTTTACGCTTACTGTATTTGCTATGGGATTTCTCTGCCGCCCCATAGGCGGCATTTTTTTGGGGTACTTCGGAGATGTTTATGGTCGAGCAATTACATTAAGAATTTCCATTCTCACGATAACAGTATCCACTATGTTAATCGGAATGTTGCCATCATATGAGAGTATAGGGATATTAGCCCCCATCCTATTTGTTGTACTGAGACTAATACAAGGATTTTCAATAGGAGGGGAGTACAGTGGAATAATGATTTATTTGGCTGAATCAGCACCCTATAAAAGGCGTGGTTTTATCACAAGCTTTGCCGCAACAGGAGCAAATTTAGGTTTTTTATTGGCAACGTTAATGTGTATTTTGCTGACTCTTAGTTTTTCTGAAGAGATGATTAAAGATTGGGTTTGGCGATTACCTTTTCTTTTTGTGGGAATACCAGGAGCATTCATTATATATTATCGTTTTAAATTAACTGAGACCACAGTATATCTGCGTTTAAAACGATTTCACCTTCTCAAAGAGCATCCCTTAATAACCGCGTTCAAAGTTGCTCCGCTGCAATTAATTAAAATTTTGGGACTTACTTGTATGAGTTCAACATTTTATTATTTTTTTGTAGGCTATATTCCCACCTATTTAGAGCGTTATATGGGATTTTCGCTAAAAACGGGATTATTCTTTCAAAGCATGATGTTAATTGGAATGTTATTTGTTGTTCCGCTAGGTGGTCTACTGGGTGATTATTTTAGTCGAAAAAGAATTATGATACTCACATCGATAGCAATTCTTTTCTTAATTTTTCCTTGTATTTATTTATTACAGTCTAAGTCATTATCATTAACGGCCTTAGCTTTGGCTATAGCAACCATACTTAGCTCATTAGATCAAAGTAACACGTTAACAGCGGCCGTTGAAAATTGCCCTGAAAATGTACGCTATAGTAGTATCGCTTTTTCTTACAATCTTGGTAACGCGTTGTTTGGTGGAACGACGCCAGTAATTGTTACTTTGCTAATAGACAATATAAATAGTTTAGCTCCATCATATTATCTATTTTTTATGGCATGCATCAGTCTAGTTACTGCGACAACCTTGCTCAATAAAAATCAATCCCTGGCAGCCATTTAA
- a CDS encoding MlaD family protein: MVHERYYTFVGVFVVVALSLFVLGFGYLYHQYEETKNQTYVMFFNGSLTGISASSAVAYRGVKIGEVKLIEITENEAKTNVEIPVYVNFYVETRLGITIRPIELLIKKGVVANISQPSLLSGAAQIDLIETNSPATGQQKYYRKIPIFPTNAVENPTTFNDTLKTIRTTVKEFGDFIHSKEVRDTIDSVKSMTDSLEILANTINQNSTPFFSNFAQTLAQVSKTANSLQNLSDYLSRHPESLIRGRP, from the coding sequence ATGGTGCATGAACGGTATTATACATTCGTTGGTGTTTTTGTGGTGGTCGCACTAAGCTTGTTTGTCCTCGGATTCGGTTATTTATATCATCAGTATGAAGAAACAAAGAACCAAACCTATGTTATGTTTTTTAATGGATCATTAACAGGCATAAGCGCCTCTTCAGCAGTCGCCTATCGTGGAGTTAAGATTGGTGAAGTAAAACTCATTGAAATTACTGAAAACGAAGCTAAAACCAATGTTGAAATTCCTGTTTACGTCAATTTTTATGTTGAAACGAGACTCGGTATTACAATACGACCGATTGAACTATTAATAAAGAAAGGCGTTGTGGCCAACATATCACAACCTAGTTTACTGTCAGGCGCGGCTCAAATTGATCTTATTGAAACAAATTCACCGGCCACAGGCCAACAGAAATATTACCGAAAAATTCCTATTTTCCCAACAAATGCTGTTGAAAATCCAACAACCTTTAATGATACTTTAAAAACCATAAGAACGACCGTCAAAGAATTTGGTGATTTTATACATTCAAAGGAAGTTCGCGACACCATTGATTCGGTAAAATCCATGACAGATAGTTTAGAAATATTAGCCAATACAATTAATCAAAATTCTACTCCTTTTTTTAGTAATTTTGCTCAAACACTGGCGCAGGTTTCTAAAACAGCGAATTCATTGCAGAATTTATCCGATTATTTATCGCGACATCCTGAATCGCTAATAAGAGGCAGACCGTGA
- a CDS encoding ABC transporter permease encodes MLLRRHSISRHAVIRTIFNSGVKLAVPLILTSSLMGMAIIYTIISALKKYNLQHQAWIFAQDIITQNLVPLLIALFLCIQSSLTLISAREDQSQQISENVVLDHVLPIMIGMNIAGILLYIYCIAAFYFSVYFFVLYVFQHNPQHYFIHLREYLTLSNFISSVLITGFYCTFVSLSIGYYYYVVAYKNRPISKAMSQIITWGLVWLAICGASVSFIIF; translated from the coding sequence GTGTTATTGAGACGCCATTCCATTTCACGGCATGCCGTAATAAGAACGATATTTAACTCAGGAGTTAAGCTTGCTGTACCGTTGATACTTACCAGTTCATTAATGGGTATGGCAATCATATATACCATCATTAGTGCCCTAAAAAAATATAATTTGCAACATCAGGCTTGGATTTTTGCCCAGGACATTATAACTCAGAATTTAGTCCCTCTTTTAATTGCCCTTTTTTTATGTATTCAATCTTCGTTAACATTAATTAGTGCCCGCGAAGACCAATCACAGCAGATATCAGAGAATGTTGTTCTTGACCATGTTTTACCCATAATGATTGGGATGAATATAGCTGGAATACTATTATACATTTATTGCATTGCTGCGTTTTATTTCAGTGTTTATTTCTTTGTTCTCTATGTTTTTCAACATAACCCACAACACTATTTCATTCACTTAAGAGAATATCTTACGCTCTCTAACTTTATCTCCTCAGTGCTAATTACCGGATTCTATTGCACCTTTGTGAGCCTCTCTATAGGCTATTACTATTATGTAGTTGCTTATAAAAATCGTCCAATAAGCAAAGCCATGTCGCAAATCATAACCTGGGGGCTTGTCTGGCTGGCAATATGTGGTGCTAGTGTTAGTTTTATTATTTTTTAG
- a CDS encoding PqiC family protein, producing the protein MKKYEMGIILMVVFNLVACGRSKNPDYYILNPIPLSKTSTNIYHNLRIGIDKISVPAYIEKPQLIINYTPHRMQLEEDEQWIEGLDKNIARVIVTNLSTLLPGAIVNTSPWEIIFKPNYHLEINISQFTIDVSGNSVLRADYTIYQDEHLIGKHNFYTVQKIPVVNTENLVISMNSNLNHLTQDIARYFKHNHKNA; encoded by the coding sequence GTGAAAAAATACGAAATGGGTATAATTTTAATGGTTGTTTTTAACCTAGTGGCTTGTGGACGAAGTAAAAATCCAGATTATTATATTTTAAATCCGATTCCTCTCTCCAAAACATCTACAAATATCTACCACAACTTAAGGATAGGGATAGATAAAATCAGCGTACCTGCTTATATTGAAAAACCTCAATTAATCATTAATTACACCCCACACCGAATGCAATTAGAAGAAGATGAGCAATGGATTGAAGGCTTAGACAAGAACATTGCTCGTGTCATTGTCACTAATCTTTCCACCCTCTTACCGGGAGCTATTGTAAATACTTCACCTTGGGAAATTATTTTTAAACCGAATTATCACTTAGAAATAAATATCTCACAATTTACTATTGATGTTTCAGGAAATAGTGTCCTACGTGCTGACTATACTATTTATCAGGATGAGCATTTAATTGGAAAACATAATTTTTATACGGTTCAAAAAATACCCGTTGTTAACACTGAAAACCTGGTTATTAGTATGAATAGTAATTTAAATCACTTAACGCAGGATATTGCTAGATATTTTAAGCATAATCACAAAAACGCATAG